The nucleotide sequence cattatttacattcttAATAGTGCCTGGAAACAACGTTGGGGTTATAAAGTAGAAAAATAGCAGCGGTTTGGGTTTCCACATTTTCCAGgagcaaaacagttttttttccctgACTGAATTTCCATTTCCCGGATGTAAGCCTGTGGCTACCTTATTTTTGATTTTCCTGCGCACCCTCTTCAGTGCCTTCTCCTCAGTTTTGGTGAGGGGCAGCTTGTTGGGCACAGGATAACCCTCAGCGATCAGGGTGcgcttctcctcctctgtcagcATCAGGGGCCCTGAGGTGCCCTGCAGCTTCTGGGAAGAATCAAATGTTAGGAGTTGGTTATCCTTGGGTTCTGAATTTGGTCTTTGGTGGTACTGTGTGTAATGCCTATCATATCTGAATACAGGGACCACAGCAAAGAACTCGACTAGGTTTGCCCGGGTCAGTGAGAAGATGTAAATATGAACTCCTAATCTGTCCAGCAGCTGGAGTTGCCTGAAGCCCAGCTCTGCAAGTGCGTAGTGGGTGGCTCTGGGTCTAAGGACGGAAAAGGCTTGGCGCTGGGCCAAAGAACAGCCTTCCCCGGAAGGGACCCATCAACAGCACAGCCTGAAGTCATCAGGAAAGGCCTCCCTATCACTCAGACACATCAACTGGCTCGGGATTAACATTAACAGAGCTTCTCTggtatttacaaatgtgtgtgtgtgtgtgtgtgtgtgtgtgtgtgtgtgtgtgtatatacatatatcatGGAGGGTTGCCACTCCACAATACTTACGTGTGGGGCggtgaggaggggggaggaggataTGGCGGTGGACGAGCGGGCCTGTAGCCGGGCCGGGCTGGAAGGTGGCATGGAGTGGGGGCTCTGGGACCCGTCACTGTCACTGCCGTGGCTGCTGGGAGGGGTGGGCGGGAGTTGCAGCTGATCGTCTGCGGATGGTGCGGGGTGTCAATTAAATGCATCACATGTAATACAACCCATGCACTCAAAGCCTTCGCCCGTCCAACCATGTGATGAGACTGAGGGGACAAAACGTCTGACTTCATCTGCCGTGTGGTTTTTTCGGCCTTAAAATACATTGGTTTCATTTAAACGGTGGAAAGGAGTGGGGCAAATCCAGACCTCGTAGCATTGTCATTTTTGCCAAAATATCCATAATTAAAATGGCAAATGACTTCTAGGTCTGCGCCAGTTAAAATAGCGAGACAGCTTAATTCCGGGGAGAAAGGCAGCCAGTGCTTCTGTTATGATTGCTTGATCCTGTCCTCCCATCCACCTGTCAGCAGGCCTCTGTGAAAGTATCGGAGCTCAGACAGGGATGGAGCGAGGACTGTGTTTTCTTAAAATATCTGTGCCGGGCAGAATTTCCCCCAACATACCTCCTAAAAACCTTAAGCTAGACCCATGCTGGTATGACCCACGCATTTAGTTTGGTGTGAGTCCAGAGTACACAGGACCCaggtttttttatttcttatattaCTGGAAACATAGGTGAAGAATGGGGGGAAAAATTGGCTTTGTTGAAGGGACAAGCAGACACAATGCAGACGTTATTGTTCCCTGGTCAGCCTGCACTCGGCGAAGTGAAGCTGGGCTGGACATGTGCTGCTGTTGGCTTGTGGTGATTGAAAATAAGATTTACGTTCGACCAGATGGGATTCAGTCTTATGTGGAGTTATTCTTCTGTACCATGAAGGCCATCTCCATAACCCCTGAACCAGTAAAAGTGTCTCTTTAACTGGGTTACTTCTCTAAAAgcagcaacacatttttgacCACTAATAGTGCCAAAAGACTTCCCACCAAATAGGTTTACTGTATTTACCAAGTAAATGGTTCACATTTCAATTGTAATACAAAAAGGGCGATGGTATTTGGTAATTGGGCTAATGTGACATACTGGTACAACCTACAGAGGCCAGGAGTTATTGGGTTGGTAGTGCCatcacattttctgtttgtgcTATGGgctaacaaataaacacattagaAATGTGAGACTTTTGAGGCGGATCAAGGTCTACATATTTCCAGGGTGAATATACTACCTCTGCTACCTCTGTAGCAAAGATGGACTTTTTTCCCAAACCATTTTTTGTCAACTTCTCTTAGAGAGAAAATGTTTCATTCCTCCATATTgagaaagatttttttttgttactcaATCACTGACCTACAAAAGTACAACATTTTCCGAAGATAAAAAAAGACTTAGACATTTCTGAGAACTTAAGGTCAATTTTGAGAGTTAATCTGTTTGCAGTCTTGGGGCTGAACCAGTCTAGTTGCTTCTTAACCGTAAACTAGGGTTTAGTCCCTCTGTAGCTGAGGGTAGTCGTTCCCCATCAAGTGGCTCCATATCTATATCTTATCAACATACTACTTCTACTTCTGTGCCAAATATGGCTTTTATTGCAAACGTCTTTACTAGTgtccatgttttcattttcatctttGCCGCACACCGCTAGTATtcaaaagaacaagtatttgctaTTCCTTCATAATGAGACACCATTATGAATTCAGGTTTTTTTGAGGGTAATGAGCTGACTGACAAAGTCCTAAAATTTCAGAAGATAAAAGGCTTAAGGAATTATGGCATTTTTGAGAACTGGAGGTCAAAACTGACCTCTGTTGGAACTTTGAGGGTTAATCCGCTCCAGTCTAGGGCTGGAACTGGTCCTGCTACTTTTCAACAGGTGTATCGTGTCAGTTATAGCTTTGACTTCAGTTTCATACCACTGTAGCAGAGGGTACTCCTTCCGTTTTTCTGATATAATCTGGTGCTCCAAATAGAAAATGCTTACTTAATGTTTACTTTAAGGTAGACTCAGCAAAATGACGTAGATGCAGAAAAGTTAAACAGCATAGTTGGTACTTTTTCAGAATAACTAATAGCGTTGACCTGGGATAAACTACTTGGCCTCTGATTTCAGTCCCATGGTTACCATGGAGCATGACGCAGACTGACAATGTGAGTGATACTGTTACACCTGGCTCTTCTCTCCATCTGCGTTACTGCTCAAGGCAATGTCATTTTGCTGAGTCTAACTTTGAAGTAACAGATAGTATCTTGGTATATCGGAAAAGGCAGCAGGGTACTAAACTAAAAGTATACCCATTattgagaaagggagagacaaggCAAGGGAACAGAATCCTACACAgcatattatttatataaaaaatactagCAACAGACATAAAATCTTAATTTAAACATACCGTTGTACGATGAACTGGAAATTCGCATCTGAGACTTTTTTAAACATTGGTTATTTCCAAATGGATATTTCTGACTTATAGCGTAGGGTGGTCCAGCATTCTAAGCTGCTAAATGAAAGTGGCTCAAATTGAGATCTGTTCTACACTTTCAACTTTTGCATGTCAACAGGCTTTTCGTTAAGCTTCATTAGCAAttacaacagaaacaaaactaCATGAATGAACAGAGACTGTCCAGTCTTGCGTGTGTAAGCCAACAGTTAAGAAAAAAATTCAAGCTAACACTTTATAATTGGAAACACTTAGTAGCTGAAATGAGCCTTCAATAATAGGATTTCATAAAAATATGGCTATCAGGAAACTAACTATTTAGATataaaaagcaacatttttgtgTACTCGCTTGCTTGCAGTAACTGTTCTTCCTAGCAACACCAGCTATTTACAATCGCTTTAACTCAGACTGGCTAACTGAGCTGAACATGCAGGCCAATGGCTGGAAAGAATCGTCACAGGAATATACTGGAGTGAGTCATGTTGACGCACGCTTCTTGTCAAGTTTTCGAAACCTCCGTATAAATAACATACTTGTAGAAGGTGCTATGAGCCGAGCCAGCAAGAGCTAACAACATATGACATCTGAACAAAACCTTTAAGATGAGAGCTGGTTCTTTGAGCGTGAAAGGGTCtcaaaagaaacagagacatCCAAAAAAATTCTGCCAATGGCAACTTAACATCTTGATGTGGCCTTAAAATCCCCCGAAAAGCCATAGAATAGTTTTTCATCGCTTTAATATTATCTTGCTTATTGTGTTGGATCTCACCTGAAGGGATGTTGTGGCACTTGTTAACTTCTCTGGGTTCATCTTTGATTGCAGGTACAGGGTTGAGGTTCAACTCCTTGGGGCCCTAGAATTCAAGTAATATTATTAACAGCCTATTATTTGTATAGTAAACTAGCAATTCCACCTTTTTCAGATGGTAAACACAGCTGAAGACAGTTCAAAACTATTTATACAACTAAACAAAGGTTACAATCCATCTCCACCAGTGGTTCTTGGATGGGGTCCAACTGGTGGCCATGTTGCCAAGACACTTGAAGGTGATCAAATAACACGTATTGTTAATGGCGTAACACATCGGATTACTGGGCCTTAATCCTAAATTCTTCATAGCCCTCTAACTATCCAAACACTTCAAGATGTTCATGGTAAAATAATCATTgttaataatcatttaggtagGCTGTCCATCTGCTGACCAGTGATAGTTGGTAAATGCTGGTCTGGGCTTCACATCTGACAGCTAAACCAGGAAACCCATGAGTTCCTCCAATGGACCATAATGAGTGACAGGGCTGGTCCTGTATGGATGCACTGAATGAATTGGTTCTTACCTCCACTCTCAACCTCTGTTGCCTTTCCTTAATGACAATCTGACCTAGATTTTGTGCAAAGGAGATTTTAAGCTGTTCTCTCAGCAAGACGCAACTCTAAATTCCACAGATGTGGATCTCCTTCAAATGGAGAAAGCCAGAATGGATCAGTGTTAGCTTATAAAGTGGCATAATCTTCCCAAATGGGCTGGGAAACCCCTTTTCCTAGTTAATGGATTAGGATATGTTCTAGGTTATGGGTGGGCAGACTAAGGGAATCCACTCTTAAACATGTAAAACTAGATTAAAAGTTTGTAGAAAGAATATGTAAATCACATTTTCTCGCCTGCAAATTGATTTTACAAACAAATCGTACATTAGAAATTGAATGTGCGGCCCTCTGTTGAATGTAAAAATCCCTTTTCCCCCTTGCACATCCCTCTTTTTAGTGATTCGGCTGCAGTTTCTCACCGTATCCTCGGATGAGGAGTTCCTGTGAGGTGGAGGGGCGAGATTGAGTGGCTGGGAGGAGTTGCCCATGGAGGGCACTGTGGAGAAAGTCTCTGCCTGTTGGCCGGGCTCCTGTTTCACCAGGATGGCCGTCAGGTCCTGACTGAAAGACCACATGCCTTCAAACTCTGGGGAGAAGAAAATGAAGACAAGGCAAACTGGTGAGTTTGTAGTCCTCAAGGGACGTCTACACATCAGGCAGTCTTAACAGTCATTATTATGACACGATCGTTGGATCAAACCAATAAGCCCCATCTGTCTTTCGAAAGGATATCACCAGAGGTGAGCACGACTGCGCGGGTGTACATGAAAGCCACAGGTGTGACGCACATCTATAGAATGGACTGCCGGTACAACCCAGGGCTAAAGGGAGCAGCTGATTGTGAAAAGCTGAAGAGCTTAAAACCTAGACGACTCTGCCTCCAAAATGAGTTTCCTCCTCTGTCAATAATCTAAGTGAAGATGGCATACAGTGAGAAGGTGGGCAGTGAGTACAAAGCCTTTACTGAACAGGGGCTATCCTGCAGTTTCAAAGTCAGTAGCAAAAGTACTCTCAAGCAGGGGTCCTCGTTAGCAGCCTGCTTTTTCCCCTCATTTGTTTGCTGGCACCCCAATTGGATCGATAAAACATTAAGCAGGCTTATAAAAAGGTAGTAGGCAGGCTTTCAAGTTGTCCTCCTTAACAGAAGACAGGTTGGGGTGCAGGCGAGCATCCCATGGCGACGAGGGGAAAGCGAGCAGTAGGAGCCTGATTACGGGCAGGGTGTAAATCCCTTCCCTACTGGGGTTTTATGTCCAGACTTTACCCCACGGGGGAAACCCAAAGTGGCGTCAAAATCTTCAATCCACTCAGCAAAGTCTGCTGTATTGAAAACGGTTGCAACATCCTCACATCGGGAGGGAGTCAACTAGACGCAGCCCCAGGAGGAATTTTGGCGGCGCGGATGGTCAGGAGCCTTAACCATTTGTACACCACAAATCGACCACAACTAAGCCCTGAGAGAGATTGCACTGAAAGATAATAATTTCCAAACTGGATTACAttgctcagtctactgttttaTGCCCAGTCCACAATTTTTTTGTATAtgtttagtaatttattaatgctcagtctactgtttttatgctcagtccactattcttatttgttAATTTCTTTTATACAAAATCGGACCAGAtcaaattcctagtttgttgtgaaacttacttggcaataaaactctttcggATTCTGATTTCCACAATCACAGAATGTTGCTTTAGTACTTCTGAGAAAACATATGAAACAAtttccaaaatatatatattatttctcAATTCTTGTTATCCTACATAATAACATAAGACGTGTTACAGTAGAACAAACTTTGGATTCTGCATCTAAGATTCCTGGCTTTTCACTGGGTACAGTCCATCGGTGAAGCAACTTGATACACTGAATAAACTGGAATAAATTGGACGTCATGGGATGGGATGGCACGTCATCCCAAATGAATAATGGCCAGCTGAACACAGTGATGGCTTTATGTACAACATCAAAATTAGATATTAAATTTGATATCTCGAATCACAGGCAAGGGCCTGGATGTACCCATCAGGTTGTGTGTCGGGGGTCCAGAGGGAGCATCGGGGTCGCCTTTGAAGTTTACATGCAGGCCACTACAGTTTGTGGTACTCCCGTCTCTCAGCGTCTCAGAGTGAGGCCGGGAGCTCATTAGTCAGGCAAATAGAGGGGGGGTGGCAGTTTGATCTCCAAAACATTGCACCTCGGAGGGGAGCAGTGAAGCAGCTGGAGAGCCCGGTTTAACAGccaatcttttttttaacaatggttttttttacagtgttcgGGGCAAATGAGAGGGGGCTCAATTCGGTAGCTAAATTCGACACATTTGGGAATTGGAGAGCAATGCACCGATCGAccagcacacacgcacaaagaTACGATCACACTAGACTGACACTGAGTGGAAAGAATGAGTGTGCGGCCAGGATCACATTGATATTTCATCATATTCCATCCAATTGTGGATCGTGTCCATGATTCCACACATTTTATTGGGGATCCCTGTATCATTTTTGGGGCCAGCGGTTTAATGTTCCATGTGGTCGACTGTGGTTTAACACCCTGTTGAGTCTAAGGTCGTGCTTTCAGTCTACCCCAAGCCCTAAGTCAAACTTGGTGTGACGCAACCCGCCTTGAGAGCCAATGCGCTTTTTAACCACCAAACCCCCCAACCTTCCTGTGGGCTTGTTTTCATCTCTCTGTCCGTTGAGCTGGATGTGGATCCTCTCTTTTACGGCCCTTCTCTCCTTGGccccgaaaaaaaaaaaaaaaaaagagaaacatttgTGTCTTAAGAGTCATTGCAAGGACAGCAGGAACCACATGGcttgtcagagtgtgtgtgtgtgtgtgggtgtgtgtctgtgtggttgtgtgtgagtgtgagtgtgagagcgacagagggagagagagagcgcatgtctgtgtgtctgtgtgtgtgttggctgactGCCTGGAATCCCCTGACTTGATTCCTTGATTTCTCCGGGGTGGGCAGGGCTTGGCTGGGAGTGCACTGTATGAGCTCAGCTCCTTGGATGGGTTCTCTGTGCGGCACGGGATCGCCAGGAGATAGGGCAGAAGCGGAGAGCGCGGATATCGGAGGAAACTGACGTGATGTAGCATTTTTCAGTAACACAGGAAGACTTATGCTTTTAATCTAACTAAAAACTGTAAGCACCCTAAGCAGTCCTGTTGCGAGTGCTCTTGGTTTTGTCCTGAGGTAATATTGAGCACTGCGCGGTTTCTTATTTCTTGCGGTCAAAATACTGTATTACTAAAATAACTGAAGTGGCTTTTTCAGAATGACGCAGatgtaaatatattataaacaaGGAACAAAGAGGGGAAAACAAAGCATTCCCGACCTGCTTCCTCGTCCATTTTGATTGACATGGAGGGGCTCTGGGGCGCGGAGTCACCGCTCAGGGAGTAGCTGTGTTCAATTTGGATGTCAGGGTTGGGAGGGTCCATCTCCATGTCCAGCAGTGGGTTCCTGTCGGCCAGGAGGTGGTCATCGAAGAAGCTGCTGAACAGTTCGTTGGAGAAGTCCTCCATCTGTTCCGAGAAGTGCTGTgaaacaaaatcacaaacaaacatttccaaCCGACTGCCAAATTAGAAAAGCATGTAATCAAATCCCATacttaaaatatacaaaatgtgcATCTGCTCTTGGAATAATGAGTCATATCGTTTCACACATGGAGTCCGTGGGTTATATGCATTAGGCCATCAGTGTATGCTCAGTTTTTCCACTACTTTAGTACAGCGGGCAGACTGTGAGTCACGGCTGATGTGCAGAATCAGAACAGCTCTATTAACCCCTAGGGACACAGTCTGGCGCTTGGTATTCCACGTAACAGACCAGTTTACATTGACTTTCACTATACTCCACCTCCTCTCAAACCAGCTATGCCTAATGAatcccaacaacacacaccactAACAGCCTGTGATGTCAGGCTCAATGACCAACATGACTGGCTGCaacatataaaagaaaaaataaagaactGCCTATCAGGCTCCACTCATTTTTCCAGATGTGTATAAGCTGTGTTTTAAAGAGTCTATATGAACCGTAACATACAGAAGAGAAATCAAGATAGGGTTTAAAATAGCTACAgcttttataaaaataaataaaacatttgtttttagtaaattaaatgtaaaaaactcTAATAATTTTAGGACCATTATGGGGATCTAAAATACCTTTTACTACAGCTAAATAATATAAACCCCATAGACAGCTACTGCATAGTAAATCCAATGACCGCATCAGTGAATCCCGAGCCAGAAATGCTTCAGGATTTCTATTGAAGGACATTGCCATCAAAGACATGTGGAGACATGCTGAAAACCCAGAGCGAGGTCTGTCAATTGAAAACATCTACATCTTCAATTACAtcaatattacacacacatacttgcGTTGATCTTTAATCAAAAAGGTGAAACCGTAAGACAGGTGCAACTGTTCACAGTACATTGAGTTGTGGGACAGTTTGTTTGCTCTAGTATGACAGAGCATGAGAGCCATGCAGCTGTCAAACAGAATGCCTGAGGGCTGCCCACCACACCAAAAGACAACCCCGTTCCACTCCATGGGTTGGGCGTGTCACACGCCTAGACACTATGCATTTTATGACAGGAGAACCAGTACAGACCAAGCCCTCGccatctgtctgtcctctcAGAAGGAGTGCCATcacctggagaaaaaaaaacatctacattGGCTGATAGCATTTAGGCATAACATTGAAAAAATCTTTAGGGAGCTTTTAATTTTTTGGTCATAATTTAGGATAATCTCGGTGGTGGAGCGGTAAATAAATTGCACTCAGTAATTAATTTGTCCAACTTCCCAGGATCTCATCAAGGATTTAGAGCAAGTGCTTATGAGTATATAAAGAGGCTTACTCTCCTAAGTTTGCTCCTACATTATCTATGTCCACAAAGCATAACCGGATGTCTGACACCATTAAACTGATAAGAAGAGCAGTGTGTGATCCAGCTAACTTATTGACGCAGCACCGTCTGTCGTCATCAGACTCCCTAACCACTTCGGGTGAGTGCTCACCAGGATAAACAGTCCCACCCAGACCCTTTCATCTACAGCAGGAGGTTCCTGTTGTGCACCGTTTGTGGCGGATGTGCTTGTGGACTGAGATAATCCAGACCGGAGTGATATGGTGTCTCGCTGCCAATGCCAAGATCCACTTAGGCGTTGTGATGGTTGGAAAAGGGTAAACAGGTAAATGTTTGGGGTTGTTGAGACTATAGCATCAATCGCTTAGATCACGCCCAGAATTTCCCATGAACATGATATATTGGATTTGGAGAGAATTCCAATTTGAAAATGCCTGGAAGCCAAAAGCATAAACGAAACAACTCAATGTATGCAATCAGTGACTTATTCAGGCCGCTCTGGATAAGTCAGCTGAATTACTATAAAGTAAAGCATCAAAAACCAGCTGGTTGACAAGAAACAAATATAGACATAAATGAGGAACTCCGTCATTAAGGCACACAATATCTGTTCATCGCATGCTCTTAAAGTAGACCAGCCAAGAACAGCCAAGGACTCTAGCTCAGCTTCCATTGGTAGTGGTGGTGACGGCGCTGATGCAACCTTTGCTGACAGCTTCCATTGGTAGTGGTGGTGACGGCGCTGATGCAAGCCCTCTACAGTTTCACATACGTCCTTCTCCTCAGCATCCCAGAGGCCAAGATGTGGAATTttcagaggaagacagaggggcCTCCTTCTCCCTTGCATAAGCTTTGAGAGAGACTCGAGTACTGAATTCAGGTCATATTTGGGACAAGAGGAAAGAATAACCTCACACTTTTCTTTTGGTGGGGTCACTATGACGAATGTTTGCACATAAACCTACTGGAAATGTAAGCAGGAAAGCCGACAGGATCAGAGTCTTTTTGGGAGTTGCCTCTCCCGCAACATTTTCTCTATAGTGATTACGTTGTGGCTAGACCAGAGAGTCGGCTTTGAAGTCCGACCAGGACAGCACTTGAATGCAAAATGATTTAGGGAATATTTGGATTttcagaatgagacagagaaatCTTGTTCTTTAAACAGCAAACAGGTAATGAGAATTCATTATAGTTTTGGCACTTGAGTTCTTCTCTCATCTGTCATTTTAGCGGTGGCGATGGTAGACAATAATTACAGAGGTCTGTCAGAAggggatagaagagaaacaaaGTTAAGCACCTTGGGGGAGCTGTATGGTCTTTGTCTGGGGGTGGAGAAAAGACAGGTTCTGCTGCTCCAGATGTTCCATCAGCCCTCGTCGGCCCATCTCTCCAGCTGGGGCAGATG is from Esox lucius isolate fEsoLuc1 chromosome 2, fEsoLuc1.pri, whole genome shotgun sequence and encodes:
- the creb3l1 gene encoding cyclic AMP-responsive element-binding protein 3-like protein 1 isoform X2, giving the protein MEDFSNELFSSFFDDHLLADRNPLLDMEMDPPNPDIQIEHSYSLSGDSAPQSPSMSIKMDEEAEFEGMWSFSQDLTAILVKQEPGQQAETFSTVPSMGNSSQPLNLAPPPHRNSSSEDTGPKELNLNPVPAIKDEPREVNKCHNIPSDDQLQLPPTPPSSHGSDSDGSQSPHSMPPSSPARLQARSSTAISSSPLLTAPHKLQGTSGPLMLTEEEKRTLIAEGYPVPNKLPLTKTEEKALKRVRRKIKNKISAQESRRKKKEYVECLEKKVENYTSENTDLWKKVETLENANRTLLQQLQKLQALVTGKVPQSCKMASTQTGTCLMVVALCFFLVLGSLVPCLPEFSSLSNTVKSSSPLPSADVYTASQVRSRSLLFFDESSPLEDSHGGFLKMEGDGWEGAPLDYTEDRSARDSDGGEHETTKYLSQAHSDSVDYNRTGAQFLQEEPQYHKREPNPEGGAEYL
- the creb3l1 gene encoding cyclic AMP-responsive element-binding protein 3-like protein 1 isoform X1, which gives rise to MDTILDNFAPEKLFPSANLLDLEDLNEGDFLNNVHFSEQMEDFSNELFSSFFDDHLLADRNPLLDMEMDPPNPDIQIEHSYSLSGDSAPQSPSMSIKMDEEAEFEGMWSFSQDLTAILVKQEPGQQAETFSTVPSMGNSSQPLNLAPPPHRNSSSEDTGPKELNLNPVPAIKDEPREVNKCHNIPSDDQLQLPPTPPSSHGSDSDGSQSPHSMPPSSPARLQARSSTAISSSPLLTAPHKLQGTSGPLMLTEEEKRTLIAEGYPVPNKLPLTKTEEKALKRVRRKIKNKISAQESRRKKKEYVECLEKKVENYTSENTDLWKKVETLENANRTLLQQLQKLQALVTGKVPQSCKMASTQTGTCLMVVALCFFLVLGSLVPCLPEFSSLSNTVKSSSPLPSADVYTASQVRSRSLLFFDESSPLEDSHGGFLKMEGDGWEGAPLDYTEDRSARDSDGGEHETTKYLSQAHSDSVDYNRTGAQFLQEEPQYHKREPNPEGGAEYL